Proteins encoded together in one Rana temporaria chromosome 6, aRanTem1.1, whole genome shotgun sequence window:
- the PPP4C gene encoding serine/threonine-protein phosphatase 4 catalytic subunit codes for MTEISDLDRQIEQLRRCELIKESEVKALCAKAREILVEESNVQRVDSPVTVCGDIHGQFYDLKELFRVGGDVPETNYLFMGDFVDRGFYSVETFLLLLALKVRYPDRITLIRGNHESRQITQVYGFYDECLRKYGSVTVWRYCTEIFDYLSLSAIIDGKIFCVHGGLSPSIQTLDQIRTIDRKQEVPHDGPMCDLLWSDPEDTTGWGVSPRGAGYLFGSDVVAQFNAANNIDMICRAHQLVMEGYKWHFNETVLTVWSAPNYCYRCGNVAAILELDEHLQKEFIIFEAAPQETRGIPSKKPVADYFL; via the exons ATGACTGAAATCAGCGACCTCGACCGGCAAATCGAGCAGCTCAGGCGCTGTGAACTCATCAAAGAGAGTGAAGTAAAAGCCCTTTGTGCCAAGGCCCG GGAAATTCTAGTGGAAGAGAGCAATGTTCAGAGGGTGGACTCCCCCGTCACG GTGTGTGGTGATATCCATGGACAGTTCTATGACCTGAAAGAGCTATTCAGG GTTGGGGGAGATGTTCCAGAAACCAATTATCTTTTCATGGGAGACTTTGTGGACCGTGGCTTTTATAGTGTTGAAACATTCCTTCTCCTCCTAGCACTGAAG GTCCGCTACCCAGACAGGATCACATTGATTCGTGGCAACCACGAAAGTCGACAGATTACTCAAGTGTACGGCTTCTATGATGAATGTTTGCGCAAATATGGCTCAGTGACTGTATGGCGGTACTGCACAGAAATCTTCGACTATCTCAGCCTGTCTGCCATCATTGATGGAAAG ATTTTCTGTGTGCACGGTGGATTGTCGCCCTCTATACAGACTTTGGACCAGATCCGAACCATAGaccgcaaacaggaagtgccccatGACGGGCCCATGTGTGACCTTCTGTGGTCTGATCCAGAAG ACACCACTGGATGGGGAGTGAGCCCGCGAGGAGCTGGTTACCTATTCGGCAGCGACGTCGTAGCACAGTTCAATGCAGCCAACAATATAGACATGATCTGTCGGGCACATCAGCTGGTTATGGAAGGGTACAAGTGGCATTTCAATGAGACAGTCTTGACGGTGTGGTCGGCTCCAAACTACTGTTATAG ATGTGGAAATGTTGCTGCCATACTTGAACTGGACGAACACCTCCAGAAGGAGTTTATCATCTTTGAAGCTGCAccacaagagaccagagggatcCCCTCAAAGAAGCCGGTTGCCGACTACTTCCTGTGa